The Nostoc sp. UHCC 0302 genome includes a window with the following:
- a CDS encoding WGR domain-containing protein: MYSYLVYVDAANNSNKFWSAKVESSQLTVQWGRVGYNAQTKTHSFNSHQQALSKYHNLVAEKKTKGYRESQPQIETSDVYKIERAIGLLNGLRSYVVNRNFDEHYIQLLNQYLKIVPTPLGMQIDPYTIYRTITDVDHQRELLNSLLTTPAPQVAVVGVATTTEPTEEPKTISKNFWRHL, encoded by the coding sequence ATGTATTCATATCTTGTTTATGTTGATGCTGCTAACAATAGCAACAAATTCTGGTCAGCTAAGGTTGAAAGTAGTCAGTTAACAGTTCAGTGGGGACGAGTCGGCTACAACGCTCAAACCAAAACTCATTCCTTTAATAGCCATCAACAAGCTCTTTCTAAATATCATAATCTCGTAGCCGAAAAGAAAACGAAAGGCTACCGCGAAAGTCAGCCACAAATAGAGACAAGTGATGTTTATAAAATTGAGAGAGCTATTGGATTGCTTAATGGTTTACGTTCTTATGTGGTTAATCGAAATTTTGATGAGCATTATATTCAGCTTCTTAATCAATACTTAAAAATCGTACCCACGCCATTGGGGATGCAAATTGATCCCTACACAATATACCGAACTATTACTGATGTGGATCATCAGCGAGAGTTACTCAACTCACTGTTAACTACACCTGCACCACAAGTTGCTGTGGTGGGTGTTGCTACTACTACTGAACCAACTGAAGAACCCAAGACTATCAGTAAGAACTTCTGGCGGCATTTGTAA
- a CDS encoding beta/gamma crystallin-related protein — protein MSNSTEGYKVLELNSGFQELNDEVAASCNGGLAPVTLYNNYDFGGSKKDISSNDDNLDNSAIGSGWNNKTSSLIIRRGVWQIFDKEKYNTGGRYAILGPGFYRYPSSFGLANNTLTGIRRLS, from the coding sequence ATGTCTAATAGCACGGAAGGTTACAAAGTACTTGAACTTAATTCTGGCTTTCAAGAACTTAACGATGAAGTTGCTGCTAGCTGTAATGGAGGACTTGCTCCTGTCACATTATATAACAATTACGATTTTGGTGGCTCAAAAAAAGATATTTCCAGTAATGACGACAATCTCGACAATAGCGCTATTGGTAGCGGTTGGAATAACAAAACTTCATCTCTCATAATTAGGCGTGGAGTATGGCAGATATTTGACAAAGAAAAATATAATACTGGAGGAAGGTATGCAATATTAGGCCCAGGCTTCTACCGCTATCCCAGTAGCTTTGGGCTTGCGAATAACACATTAACTGGTATTCGGCGATTAAGCTAG
- a CDS encoding AAA family ATPase, translating to MKLSNLLSTLDSQIPIAALDVLSPDEATIIQWLTTEANNKLKSPVFFWNLGVSSLEQCLIASDGGLMFKPVVEYNKPPHADPLLYVFDYIANFSSDGVFILGDIHPFVGKNSPSLSWEIVSKVKNLYHRLKPTGKRIVLLGQNIQLHESLIRLIPYCEVPLPTVEQVKEHINSYLYDLWELASQIDEPFKLNLTNSDQETLSRAALGLTLEEISDFLRLTVKEKLTDNGVVVDADFIPKAVEYKTRLLAQMGIELGKPASIPFGGLDNLREWLNRRRRLFTQEARSLSLPQPKGVLLAGPPGTGKSHCAKNIANILNLPLLQLDIASMLGSLVGESEGNVKRALKTALAIAPCVLFVDEIEKALSGQGDTSGVSQRILGTLLTFMAECTSGVFIVATCNDPSVLPSELKRKGRFDEQFFVDLPTLPERAQILSIHLQRFGITVESEYLEAIAANTAKFSGAELETLAAEAALLAFDEGRPQQITLGDLEACRQTITPLAIQDAAAVGRMQSWAATARPASSPVVQTAKTQSLRAAKFRNMN from the coding sequence ATGAAACTCTCAAATTTACTCTCCACGCTTGATTCACAAATCCCCATTGCAGCGCTTGATGTGCTGTCCCCCGACGAAGCAACGATTATTCAGTGGTTAACTACTGAAGCTAACAATAAGTTAAAAAGTCCTGTGTTCTTCTGGAACCTCGGTGTTTCCAGTTTAGAACAATGTCTGATTGCGTCGGATGGTGGCTTGATGTTTAAGCCAGTAGTGGAGTATAATAAACCACCACACGCTGACCCGCTGTTATACGTGTTTGATTATATTGCGAATTTTAGTAGTGATGGAGTCTTCATTCTTGGAGATATTCACCCCTTTGTTGGGAAGAATTCGCCTTCGTTATCCTGGGAGATTGTCAGTAAAGTAAAAAATCTCTACCATCGCCTCAAGCCAACTGGGAAACGCATTGTGCTGCTGGGGCAAAACATTCAACTACACGAGTCACTTATACGCTTAATTCCTTACTGTGAAGTACCTCTCCCCACTGTTGAGCAGGTAAAAGAGCATATAAATTCTTACTTGTATGACCTGTGGGAATTAGCTTCTCAAATTGATGAGCCTTTTAAGTTGAATTTAACCAATTCCGATCAAGAAACTCTCTCTCGCGCAGCTTTAGGACTGACCTTGGAAGAGATTAGTGATTTCTTACGTCTGACGGTAAAAGAAAAGCTAACTGATAATGGTGTTGTTGTCGATGCCGACTTCATACCTAAAGCTGTCGAGTACAAAACTCGGCTACTGGCTCAGATGGGTATCGAGTTGGGCAAGCCAGCCAGCATACCGTTCGGCGGTTTGGATAACTTGCGTGAGTGGTTGAATCGTCGGCGGCGGCTGTTCACCCAAGAGGCGCGAAGTCTTAGCTTACCCCAACCAAAAGGTGTGCTGCTGGCTGGCCCACCCGGAACAGGTAAAAGTCACTGTGCTAAAAACATTGCTAACATTCTCAATTTACCATTGTTGCAGTTAGACATTGCCTCGATGTTGGGTTCTCTTGTGGGTGAGTCTGAAGGTAATGTTAAACGTGCATTGAAAACAGCTCTTGCGATCGCACCGTGTGTGTTGTTTGTTGATGAAATAGAGAAGGCACTGTCAGGACAGGGAGATACAAGTGGTGTTTCCCAACGCATCTTGGGTACTTTGCTCACGTTCATGGCTGAATGCACCAGCGGCGTGTTTATAGTTGCAACCTGCAATGACCCGTCAGTACTACCGAGTGAACTTAAGAGGAAGGGAAGATTTGATGAGCAATTTTTCGTTGATCTTCCCACTCTACCAGAACGAGCGCAAATCCTCAGCATCCACCTGCAACGCTTTGGCATCACTGTTGAATCGGAGTATCTCGAAGCGATCGCAGCCAACACCGCAAAATTCTCCGGTGCGGAATTGGAGACGCTAGCTGCTGAAGCGGCGCTGTTGGCGTTTGACGAAGGTAGACCACAGCAAATCACACTTGGGGATTTAGAAGCCTGCCGTCAAACCATTACCCCGCTTGCCATTCAGGATGCGGCAGCAGTTGGGCGTATGCAATCCTGGGCAGCTACTGCAAGACCTGCTAGTAGTCCTGTTGTGCAGACGGCGAAAACTCAATCGCTACGTGCTGCCAAGTTTCGGAATATGAACTGA
- a CDS encoding DUF1257 domain-containing protein, whose product MSHFSTVKTRLTNRECLVQALTDLKLQPLVHEKAQPLKGYYGSSQGRSAEIIVSGRTIKARADIGFKWNQESNVYDVIHDAYETDPRLGQDFFSNKLMLAYGQRMVRAKAVELQQQFGECAIAESTNDTVQTLRLTFSGHQQQQQQQQQQQYTRR is encoded by the coding sequence ATGTCACATTTCTCAACAGTAAAAACTAGGCTTACTAATCGTGAATGCTTAGTACAAGCTCTGACGGATCTCAAACTTCAACCACTGGTTCATGAAAAAGCACAGCCATTAAAGGGTTACTACGGTAGCTCCCAGGGAAGGAGTGCTGAAATTATCGTATCTGGTCGCACGATTAAAGCCCGTGCAGACATTGGATTCAAATGGAATCAAGAGAGTAACGTGTATGACGTGATACATGATGCCTACGAGACAGACCCGCGATTGGGACAAGATTTCTTCAGTAACAAGTTAATGCTGGCTTATGGACAGCGGATGGTTCGTGCCAAGGCTGTGGAGCTTCAGCAGCAATTTGGAGAGTGCGCGATCGCCGAATCTACAAACGACACTGTGCAAACCCTACGTCTTACCTTCAGTGGACATCAGCAACAACAGCAACAACAGCAACAACAGCAATATACAAGGAGATAA
- a CDS encoding XRE family transcriptional regulator — MDSQIELLVKLLKKKRETQGYSLRKLSSVIGVSFSTLGRVERGDGEPDNNTKIRILEWLGDDARLAGINFDSVALVHFRARKQIDSETVQGLLKVADHLKCQYSSNSIRTFIEQSSIEESDAAISLTKDEMEKIAEEFREEIGLLENEPLDPFRLKIEGVEMMSLADVRDIDNDLKLQLLNSGKQNWSAMSIPLEEGSDKWAIVWNSSQSQKRQRVSLLEEMWHILLGHKLTRITKVADIYGRTFAEVEEHDAYYLAAATLLPSDVIKKFVKKKQGISELAANYGVTPDLIEYRIKRLGLWHQYKGMKITLVPKE; from the coding sequence ATGGATAGCCAAATAGAACTGTTAGTTAAATTGCTCAAAAAGAAACGAGAGACTCAGGGCTATAGCCTTAGAAAGCTTTCATCTGTAATAGGTGTAAGCTTTTCAACTCTAGGGCGAGTTGAGAGAGGAGATGGAGAACCCGACAATAATACCAAGATTCGTATTCTTGAGTGGCTAGGCGATGATGCTAGACTTGCAGGTATTAATTTCGATAGCGTAGCATTGGTTCATTTTCGTGCGCGCAAGCAAATTGACTCAGAAACAGTTCAAGGACTTTTAAAGGTTGCAGATCACCTTAAATGCCAATATAGCTCAAACTCAATTCGTACTTTTATAGAACAAAGCAGTATTGAAGAATCTGATGCTGCAATTTCTTTAACTAAAGATGAAATGGAAAAAATAGCGGAAGAATTTCGTGAAGAAATCGGTCTGCTTGAAAACGAACCACTTGATCCTTTTCGTCTGAAGATTGAGGGTGTAGAAATGATGAGCCTTGCAGATGTTAGAGATATTGACAATGATTTAAAGCTTCAATTATTAAATTCGGGAAAACAAAACTGGTCTGCCATGAGTATCCCCCTTGAAGAAGGTTCGGATAAATGGGCAATTGTTTGGAACAGTTCTCAAAGTCAAAAACGCCAAAGAGTTTCTTTGTTAGAAGAAATGTGGCATATCTTACTTGGACACAAATTGACACGAATAACAAAGGTAGCAGATATTTATGGCAGAACTTTTGCTGAAGTTGAGGAGCATGATGCCTACTATCTTGCCGCAGCAACTCTTCTGCCATCAGATGTAATCAAAAAGTTTGTTAAAAAAAAACAGGGTATCTCTGAATTAGCAGCAAATTATGGGGTTACGCCTGACCTCATAGAATATCGAATCAAGCGCCTTGGATTATGGCATCAGTACAAAGGGATGAAAATTACACTTGTTCCAAAAGAGTAA
- a CDS encoding DUF2997 domain-containing protein produces the protein MERSILIHFDSATGEVRVEAEGFDGVSCLSATQPFEEALGVVGEREFKDEAQTQQLRTTNSSQTRLRQ, from the coding sequence ATGGAACGTTCAATATTGATTCATTTTGATTCAGCTACAGGTGAAGTTCGTGTGGAGGCTGAGGGATTTGACGGAGTGAGTTGTTTATCAGCTACGCAACCGTTTGAAGAGGCATTGGGAGTTGTGGGCGAACGAGAGTTTAAGGACGAAGCCCAAACCCAACAACTTCGGACTACGAACAGTAGTCAAACACGCCTGCGTCAGTAA
- a CDS encoding helix-turn-helix transcriptional regulator — protein sequence MKLSYVSRFTWDEETAQRLRKLRGKISRDKLAEKAGCSNTFIQNLEWANPRNRPESISKEDAFAICNALDVPIWRLFPALVINPESLQQICQVLLT from the coding sequence GTGAAACTGTCCTATGTATCTCGTTTTACTTGGGATGAAGAAACAGCACAACGATTAAGGAAGTTACGTGGCAAAATTAGCCGAGACAAATTAGCGGAAAAAGCTGGTTGTAGCAATACTTTTATTCAAAATCTTGAATGGGCAAACCCACGGAACAGGCCAGAATCAATCTCTAAAGAAGATGCATTTGCTATTTGTAATGCACTTGATGTACCTATCTGGAGACTATTTCCAGCACTAGTAATTAATCCTGAAAGCTTACAACAAATATGCCAAGTTCTGTTGACATAG